The Candidatus Coatesbacteria bacterium genome segment CCTCACCGGACGCGGCGCCCGAAGCGTCGGCCTCGAACTGACCGCGGCCCGCCTCGAATCGACCTCCGCCGTCGCCCCCGCGGCCGTCCTCGTCGTCGGCGACGCCGAACGACTGCCCTTCGCCGCCGCGACCTTCGACCGCGTCGTCGGTAACTCCGTCCTCCTGCACCTCGACCGCCGTCGGGCCTTCGCCGAGCTGGAGCGCGTCCTGGCTCCCGGAGGACGGGCCGTCTTCCTCGAACCCCTCGACGCCCACCCCCTGCTGCGCCTCTACCGGAGCTTACTCGCCCGGCGCCGAGGATTGGTCGACTACCCGAGTCCGGCCGAGCTGGCCCGACCGTACCGGCTGGAATTGGTCGAGCTCTCCTGCTGGTACCTGACGGCGGCCCTGCCCGTGCTCGCCGCGCGGCCGCCCGGCCGCCTGCCCCGCCCCGGGTTGACAAAACTGCTGGGCCGTCTCGACGAGCGGCTGTTCCGCCGCGCCGGTTGGCGCCGCCGGGCCTG includes the following:
- a CDS encoding methyltransferase domain-containing protein, which translates into the protein MSRRADLDRRRRFFARAPGAARLGGLALGEAAGRPHALTELRRRWRKALEPLDGRRVLELGCAAGGELAYLTGRGARSVGLELTAARLESTSAVAPAAVLVVGDAERLPFAAATFDRVVGNSVLLHLDRRRAFAELERVLAPGGRAVFLEPLDAHPLLRLYRSLLARRRGLVDYPSPAELARPYRLELVELSCWYLTAALPVLAARPPGRLPRPGLTKLLGRLDERLFRRAGWRRRAWLALAVYRKPGDL